A section of the Saccharopolyspora gregorii genome encodes:
- a CDS encoding endonuclease V, whose protein sequence is MEVREWHEWPSAEAEAVAVQERLRSEVRFDGFPAEVRTAAGLDVAYGADDDEVIAAVTVLDLAELSVVDRSVVRSRVAFPYVPGLFAFREAPPLLAALTGLEVEPDVLVCDGQGLAHPRRFGLACHLGVLTDLPSVGVGKTALGRYDPPGPERGDRAPLLLDDEPVGAALRTRRAVKPVFVSVGHRCTLDEACELVLRLTPHYRLPETTRTADRLGRAEARGT, encoded by the coding sequence ATCGAGGTCCGGGAGTGGCACGAGTGGCCGTCGGCGGAGGCGGAGGCCGTCGCCGTGCAGGAACGGTTGCGGTCGGAGGTGCGGTTCGACGGGTTCCCCGCGGAGGTCCGCACGGCCGCCGGGCTGGACGTCGCCTACGGCGCGGACGACGACGAGGTGATCGCGGCGGTCACGGTGCTCGACCTCGCCGAGCTGTCCGTCGTGGACAGGTCGGTGGTGCGGTCCCGCGTCGCATTCCCCTACGTGCCGGGCCTGTTCGCGTTCCGCGAAGCACCGCCGCTGCTGGCCGCGTTGACCGGGCTGGAGGTGGAGCCGGACGTACTGGTCTGCGACGGGCAGGGGCTGGCGCACCCGCGGCGGTTCGGGTTGGCCTGCCACCTCGGGGTGCTCACGGACCTGCCGAGCGTCGGCGTCGGCAAGACCGCGCTGGGCCGCTACGACCCGCCCGGCCCGGAACGCGGTGATCGGGCTCCGCTGCTGCTGGACGACGAACCGGTGGGCGCCGCGCTGCGCACCCGCCGCGCGGTGAAGCCGGTGTTCGTCTCGGTCGGCCACCGCTGCACCCTCGACGAGGCGTGCGAGCTGGTCCTGCGCCTCACCCCGCACTACCGCCTGCCGGAGACCACGCGCACCGCCGACCGGCTGGGCCGCGCCGAAGCCCGCGGCACCTGA